Proteins from a single region of Fodinibius sp. Rm-B-1B1-1:
- a CDS encoding RagB/SusD family nutrient uptake outer membrane protein, translating to MNYNKIILFVFVAGFISITGCENFVQEVDDPIDVVSSEQLNSEDQVSFFMNGVIGRFDITHDALTVIAGGLSDALEFDSDNVRDATFPTFRDIDNGDIQFDNNSVDGPFNTLGQARFLADDFLSRVEEIDFEDADLRQQAIYNGNLYAGLTRYIYAAYFGLEPENGGGVINNSPFIPSPEMYNRTLGFLETALTNAPSDYDARVVNSLIGRIHVYQGNYGTALSFLENGLESGDAPFQSIHSLESQNAFSAQAGASRNQYTVASRYNDYIEADPDEANRISLEVLPEDEVTDAGVEAGVVIFRQTKYFEDTNINIMSWQENHLMLAEVELQEGGATGQANARTLIDEVRASHDIDPLPLSVTVDIDLLLEERDKELYLTGNRMIDQRRYDNWHLPAGSWKYFPITQSERNNNPEL from the coding sequence ATGAATTATAATAAAATAATACTTTTCGTATTTGTTGCCGGCTTCATTTCGATTACCGGCTGCGAAAATTTTGTACAAGAAGTTGACGACCCTATTGATGTGGTCAGCTCTGAGCAGCTAAACAGCGAAGACCAGGTATCATTTTTTATGAACGGGGTTATCGGACGTTTTGATATCACGCACGATGCTCTAACCGTAATTGCCGGAGGTTTGTCGGATGCCCTGGAATTTGACAGTGATAACGTTCGTGACGCTACCTTTCCAACATTTCGTGATATCGATAATGGGGATATCCAATTTGACAACAATAGTGTTGACGGACCTTTTAACACGTTGGGGCAGGCGCGGTTTTTGGCTGATGATTTTCTAAGTCGAGTCGAAGAAATCGATTTCGAGGATGCTGATCTGCGTCAACAAGCCATTTATAATGGCAATTTATATGCCGGGTTGACTCGTTATATTTATGCGGCCTACTTTGGGCTTGAGCCCGAAAATGGCGGTGGAGTTATTAATAACAGTCCGTTTATTCCTTCTCCTGAAATGTATAACAGGACACTGGGATTTTTAGAAACGGCCCTGACGAATGCTCCATCGGACTATGATGCTCGCGTAGTAAACTCCCTGATTGGCAGAATTCATGTTTACCAGGGTAACTATGGGACGGCATTGAGCTTTCTCGAAAATGGGCTCGAGTCTGGCGATGCTCCTTTCCAATCGATCCATAGTTTGGAGTCGCAAAATGCCTTTTCAGCCCAGGCTGGGGCAAGCCGAAACCAGTATACGGTAGCATCACGATACAATGACTATATCGAAGCCGATCCTGACGAGGCCAATCGAATTTCGCTGGAAGTGTTGCCTGAAGATGAGGTTACAGATGCAGGAGTTGAAGCCGGTGTGGTTATTTTCAGGCAAACTAAGTACTTCGAGGACACGAATATCAATATTATGTCGTGGCAGGAGAACCACCTCATGCTTGCTGAAGTAGAGCTACAGGAAGGTGGGGCAACGGGACAAGCGAACGCCCGTACCTTAATTGATGAAGTTCGTGCCAGTCATGATATAGATCCGCTACCCTTATCGGTAACGGTGGATATTGATTTGTTACTGGAAGAGCGGGATAAAGAGCTGTATCTGACTGGCAATCGTATGATTGATCAACGGCGATATGATAATTGGCATCTGCCTGCAGGAAGCTGGAAGTATTTCCCCATCACCCAAAGTGAAAGAAATAACAACCCAGAATTATAA
- a CDS encoding GWxTD domain-containing protein: MDNIQRGIDYNYKSGYPEFRSSAFGFVDEKEGPVIDINTDIVKGSLVYSRKGDSLSGEVALDIQITDLSGEQNIGSKRITRQIVTADKSITNSREIEHISYQLQVAPGEYEILVTVQDLNSDQKLTQTSNVYIPGTTESDYTLSEIQLFGKEKGEKQWTQLSGYHVSNAMDSLRFVFQVISPQSDVPLTLDARLISFASDTGLPRAITRNNYSSSSIEYKGIDFDQETELQSNRRILTDYSSVFVEYKFANQNRGNYRFEVTALKEGDDGEEIFKGRSYGIKSENFPAVKSVQELARPLYYLMGRGDHEELMAISDTDSLKQAIDRFWLKNVGNKQEAQQVIQQYYTRVEEANKRFSNFKEGWKTDRGMIYILFGEPFHTRDRLKQLIWYYSYNTEDPRYRFFFEQPKLNNQFFPFDHYILNRNNNYHNIVYTQRGLWLSGRILERQI, from the coding sequence ATGGATAATATACAACGCGGCATCGATTATAATTACAAATCGGGGTATCCGGAATTCCGATCCAGCGCCTTTGGCTTTGTAGATGAAAAGGAAGGTCCTGTTATTGATATCAATACGGACATTGTTAAAGGGAGTTTAGTGTATAGCCGAAAGGGGGATTCTCTTTCTGGCGAAGTAGCATTAGATATCCAGATTACAGATCTTAGCGGTGAGCAAAACATTGGCTCGAAACGTATCACGCGCCAGATAGTAACAGCCGATAAATCTATTACGAATAGCCGGGAAATCGAACATATTTCTTACCAGCTACAGGTAGCTCCAGGTGAATATGAAATATTGGTAACCGTTCAAGATCTCAACTCTGATCAAAAGCTTACCCAAACCAGTAACGTCTATATTCCCGGTACTACAGAGAGCGACTATACCCTCAGCGAGATACAGCTATTTGGCAAAGAAAAAGGAGAGAAACAGTGGACACAATTATCCGGCTACCATGTCTCCAATGCCATGGATTCACTTCGTTTTGTATTCCAAGTTATCAGTCCCCAGTCGGACGTGCCCCTGACACTTGATGCTCGTCTAATTTCTTTTGCTTCTGATACCGGTCTGCCCCGAGCCATTACCCGTAACAATTATAGCTCTTCAAGCATCGAGTACAAGGGAATTGATTTTGATCAGGAAACGGAACTACAAAGCAACCGGCGTATTCTCACGGATTACAGCAGCGTGTTTGTAGAGTATAAATTTGCTAATCAAAATCGAGGAAATTACCGATTCGAAGTTACGGCATTAAAAGAAGGTGACGACGGAGAAGAAATTTTTAAAGGACGCTCTTATGGCATCAAAAGCGAGAATTTTCCGGCGGTAAAAAGTGTGCAGGAATTAGCACGTCCACTTTACTATTTAATGGGTCGCGGCGACCATGAAGAACTGATGGCCATTTCTGATACGGATTCTCTTAAACAAGCTATCGACCGATTTTGGCTAAAAAATGTGGGAAACAAACAGGAGGCACAGCAAGTTATTCAACAATATTATACGCGTGTTGAGGAAGCCAACAAACGGTTCTCTAATTTTAAGGAGGGCTGGAAAACGGATCGAGGCATGATCTATATCCTTTTTGGGGAACCGTTTCATACTCGTGATCGCCTAAAGCAGTTAATTTGGTACTATTCCTATAATACAGAGGACCCGCGCTACCGATTTTTCTTTGAGCAGCCAAAGCTCAACAACCAGTTTTTCCCCTTCGACCATTATATATTAAACCGTAATAACAATTATCATAATATCGTATATACCCAACGTGGTTTATGGTTAAGTGGTCGTATTCTTGAGCGTCAGATTTAG
- a CDS encoding carboxypeptidase-like regulatory domain-containing protein, protein MFKKLLSLGVLCVLANLAYAQSTITGTVIDSETEESLPGANILIQELERGAATNASGEYEITNVEFGTYTFRVTFIGYRTVTREVEINNENQTVNFELQSDLQNLEEVVVSGIASETSRSVTQISVAKVNAEELQVSNSYTGISELLQGKAAGVNISAASGNPGGGIRFQVRSGGGLGGDGQPIIYIDGTRVDNSEIEGFGVGGQGIGALSDLNPDDIASVEILKGPAAAALYGTSGSSGVVLIETKSGRGVSGGAVQVDFKSTYGINTKQQEYSEDEIYSAEEANETIESNPYYNNSITVSGGTETIRYLTGLTQRYEEGLGPKNTLDRQSFRGNFEAFPNDNFTVSANTSFTLNEISRPQADNNIFGYLGNLILAPGGTTYNFTAREAIDAIDDNNKTNRFVGSLSATWTPVENLDISGSFGYDGANLRQSQFFSPDFGYAGIINGERAIFMRENKNFTYDLNASYNYNIGEDVSITSIVGTQIFNRRLNTTFVQKDDFPSSAIRNVASGAVLIDADETFLHTREAGVFTQHDFSYDDTYYLSLGGRFDFASSVGDEAPTIFYPQARASVRLEQFDFLPESIDLFKVRAAYGETGQLPGIFDGTTLLFGAAAYGVGRGVIIEEVGNPDIEPERIKELSTGIDVDFLGSYGIGVTYYNQWARQSIIGFEESPSTGLTFDDPPFNVGGVDSWGVEVGLTGTPFRSRNYQFDFNLQWSYQENEVVDLGGAQPIFDGFDVNVIDEGLPKSAFYVLDVDGALRDDDGNIVLGSDGLPAVNLSEDRVFKGQPYPEQNGSLSLTFRFLRNFELYQNWDFATGLDVYNNTRIFMILFGNDVKYDEKVEAFSNASPGSDEYRRLADELANLNPNYDGNFIEDASYLKLRELSFSYNFNTLIQNSPLVNTIRNLRLSVSGRNLLTFTDYSGIDPEVNFTGARSLTRGADFLTLQTPRVFSATLNIGF, encoded by the coding sequence ATGTTCAAAAAGTTACTTTCGTTGGGGGTGCTATGTGTGCTTGCAAATCTCGCATATGCACAGTCAACAATTACAGGTACGGTTATTGATTCAGAAACAGAAGAATCTTTGCCGGGAGCTAATATTCTAATACAGGAACTTGAAAGAGGGGCTGCTACAAATGCCTCAGGAGAGTATGAAATCACCAATGTAGAATTTGGTACATACACTTTTAGAGTGACCTTTATAGGATATAGAACAGTAACCAGAGAGGTTGAAATTAATAATGAAAATCAGACGGTTAATTTCGAGCTACAGTCGGATCTGCAAAACTTAGAAGAAGTGGTCGTTTCAGGTATTGCTTCTGAAACATCCAGATCTGTTACGCAAATTTCAGTTGCAAAGGTTAATGCCGAGGAGCTACAGGTATCAAACTCTTATACTGGTATAAGTGAGCTTTTACAAGGTAAAGCGGCAGGCGTAAATATATCGGCAGCATCCGGTAACCCCGGTGGTGGAATTCGTTTTCAAGTACGTTCCGGAGGTGGCCTTGGAGGAGATGGGCAGCCTATCATTTATATTGATGGAACGCGTGTTGATAACAGCGAAATCGAAGGTTTTGGAGTAGGTGGACAGGGTATAGGTGCGTTGTCTGATCTAAATCCGGATGATATTGCTTCGGTAGAAATACTTAAAGGTCCTGCTGCTGCTGCACTTTATGGAACGAGTGGTTCAAGTGGAGTCGTGCTTATTGAAACGAAGAGTGGGCGTGGTGTAAGTGGCGGAGCTGTGCAAGTAGATTTTAAGTCTACTTATGGAATAAACACTAAACAGCAAGAATACTCAGAGGATGAAATTTATAGTGCTGAAGAAGCAAACGAAACTATAGAGAGTAATCCCTATTATAATAACTCAATTACGGTTAGCGGAGGAACGGAAACCATTAGGTATTTGACTGGTTTAACCCAACGCTATGAAGAGGGGCTTGGGCCAAAAAATACGTTGGATCGACAATCATTCCGCGGGAATTTTGAAGCGTTTCCAAATGATAACTTTACGGTTTCAGCAAATACCTCATTTACGTTGAATGAAATTAGCAGGCCTCAAGCTGACAACAATATATTTGGCTATTTAGGTAACTTGATTCTTGCCCCAGGCGGAACTACTTATAATTTCACTGCTCGCGAAGCTATTGACGCCATAGATGATAACAACAAGACTAACAGATTTGTCGGTAGTTTATCGGCAACCTGGACGCCGGTTGAGAACTTAGACATATCGGGTTCGTTTGGTTATGATGGTGCTAACTTACGTCAAAGCCAATTTTTTAGCCCTGACTTTGGTTATGCCGGTATCATAAATGGAGAACGTGCAATATTTATGAGAGAAAATAAAAACTTCACTTATGATTTAAATGCATCATATAATTATAACATTGGTGAAGATGTAAGTATCACTTCAATTGTTGGTACTCAGATTTTCAATAGAAGGTTAAATACTACTTTTGTACAAAAAGATGATTTCCCCTCAAGTGCGATAAGAAATGTAGCATCGGGGGCTGTATTAATTGATGCTGATGAAACTTTTTTGCACACTCGTGAGGCAGGTGTTTTCACTCAGCATGACTTTTCATATGATGACACCTATTACCTGTCACTTGGTGGTCGGTTTGATTTCGCGAGCTCCGTTGGTGATGAAGCTCCAACGATTTTCTATCCCCAGGCTCGTGCTTCTGTACGCTTAGAACAGTTTGATTTCTTGCCGGAATCTATTGATCTGTTTAAGGTTCGTGCTGCGTACGGTGAAACCGGACAGTTACCAGGTATTTTCGATGGAACCACATTACTGTTTGGAGCAGCAGCCTATGGCGTAGGACGAGGCGTGATAATCGAAGAGGTTGGAAACCCCGATATCGAGCCCGAACGAATTAAGGAACTCTCCACAGGTATTGATGTCGATTTTCTGGGAAGTTACGGTATTGGCGTTACCTACTACAATCAGTGGGCACGGCAATCCATTATCGGTTTTGAGGAATCGCCTTCAACAGGCCTAACCTTTGATGATCCGCCATTTAATGTAGGAGGCGTTGACAGCTGGGGTGTTGAAGTCGGATTAACGGGTACGCCATTCCGATCTCGAAACTACCAGTTTGATTTTAACCTGCAGTGGAGCTATCAGGAAAATGAGGTGGTAGATCTCGGTGGAGCACAACCTATCTTTGACGGTTTCGATGTTAATGTTATTGATGAGGGGCTTCCCAAATCTGCATTTTATGTGCTGGATGTGGATGGAGCTCTGCGAGATGATGACGGCAATATTGTACTCGGATCTGATGGGTTACCTGCCGTAAACTTGAGTGAAGATCGAGTGTTTAAAGGACAACCGTATCCCGAGCAGAATGGATCACTTTCGCTAACATTCCGATTCCTGCGCAATTTCGAGCTCTATCAAAACTGGGATTTTGCTACAGGCTTAGATGTCTATAACAATACGCGTATTTTCATGATATTGTTTGGAAATGATGTAAAATACGATGAAAAAGTTGAGGCCTTTTCTAATGCAAGCCCGGGTAGTGATGAATACCGCCGTCTGGCCGATGAGTTGGCAAATCTGAATCCAAACTATGACGGGAACTTTATTGAGGATGCTTCGTATCTCAAGCTTCGTGAATTAAGCTTTTCGTATAACTTTAATACCCTTATTCAGAATAGCCCACTTGTCAATACCATCCGAAATTTAAGACTTTCTGTGTCGGGCCGGAATCTGCTGACCTTTACCGATTACAGCGGAATTGATCCCGAAGTTAATTTCACAGGGGCCAGAAGCTTAACCAGGGGTGCAGATTTCTTGACGCTGCAGACTCCTCGCGTATTCTCGGCAACACTCAATATTGGTTTTTAA